ACAAGGTGGTACGGATCGTCGAGCAGCTGCACGATCGGAACGTTATCCATCGCGATCTCAAGCTGAACAACATCGTGTTGAACCGGCGCACCAAGCGCGTACTGCTGACGAACTTCATTCTCGCCAAGCACCTGATGAACGAGAACGAATGTTTGCGGGACCAACGGGGCAGTCCGGCGTACATCTCGCCGGATGTGCTTGCCGGCAGACCGTACTTGGGCAAACCGTCCGACATGTGGGCACTGGGCGTGATCCTGTACACGATAATTTATGGAAAATTTCCGTTCCTGGACACCACTCCGTCGGCATTGTTTCGGAAGATACGTGAAGCGGATTACACCATTCCGAGGTATGTTCGTTATTCTGACGATGCGAATGGCGATACTAACGATACCCCCTTTCTCACGTAACAGTGGCTTCAAGACGTCTGATCGTACAAACAGGCTGATCAAATCGATGCTGACACTCAACCCAGATGAGCGTTCTACGGCCACCGAGGTGCGGGTACAACTCGAGCAGATACTGCACTCGATGCGTACGCCTCGTCTGGAAAGCGATCAGATTGTGCCCGAGTTTGTCGATAGCCAACAGGCGGCGAACGGTGGAAACGGTGGTGATACCGGTGATCAGGCCCCACCGAGCGACAGGATTGTTCGAGGCGTCGAATCACCCTCCGCCAACAATGTGATCTTGGAGCGCCCGATTCAGACCGGATCGCCGAAGCACGAGCTTTCGACTGAACAGTTTTCTCGCGTACTCGAAACATCGATGGCCGGTGGGCTcaatggtggcagcagcaccggtcacGGGTGTATGCGTCGGAATGGTGATGCGGGTTTCCTCAAGCCCAAGGTGGTAGTCCATAAGACGGTGCGCGTTGCACCATCGAATGGGCAAtccacgacaacgaccacaaccacgacgacaacgacgacgacggtaactccggttgctggtggacCGACAGCCGTCAGAGCCGAACAGGTGCCTGGAGCGGTCGAGCTACTCCAGTTGGCCAGTCGTgctgcaccggcagcagcgaatgctggcagtggcggtagtggtggtgtaggACCGCAGCGCAAtcgtttgaatttcaatctGAATCTACACGTTCGTCGTGTACAATCTTCTCGGCCGTACCCGGCCCGTCCCTCACCGGGGACGACTTCCGTGACCGTCATTCGCGGTGCAGGTAGGAGAATCGAaaacgatcgagaggtgtaacCGACGGGGATTAATACTTTTGGTTGTTCTTTGCAGGAAACCGCGGTAGCAACCAACAGGGACCCAATCAGCAGCAGGGGAACAGCGGTAGTAACGGTAACACCGGGAGCGATCGTACCGGAACAGGAGGCAGTACTGCTTCCTCCCCTCCGCTAAGCCTTAGCCAAACGATCCGTATGCTCAACATGATGCCCTACACGGTCACCGTAACCAGTGCCTCCTCGGTACCAGCTGCCATCGGAGAATCGCAGCCTCCAGCTCCGGCGCAGTCCGCCGGAACGCAGACAGCTGCTGTCTCGATTGGTGGACGTGTCAAGCCGTTGGTGGCGCTGCTACGGGCCATGCCGCGCATTCATGCGCTGCTCATGAATCGCTCCtcggccaacagcaacactgcCGACCGTGCATCACTGCCCGATTTCGACGGTATCATAACGAGCGAGATGGCCGACAAGATCATCATGTTTTTGATCAATAATCTGCGCCACCACGAACCGGTAGCGAGTGTGGTTGCCGCCGGTTTTACCAGTACGGCAGCTATGGGATCGATCCTACCGGGAATCCGCGTCAACAGCGTGCTCGAGATAATGCGTCAGCTGGGCGTACGGATGGAGGCATCGGCGAGTGGTCAGATTGTTATCCGACCGCAGCAATCGGGGCAACGGCGTGCAATGCTTAGCTGCCTGCTGCAAATCGCGGGCCATAATGATCGCTACATACAAATGGTTTAGGTACCGGACATGAGATTGCTCTGTGTTCCTTTTAGCCGGgaatccgttttccgtttctgtCGGCAGTGAGAGACCAAGGATCTGtaggagggagaaagagaacagaGAGGACGCGCGCCAAGGCCATTGCTGGCTGCTATTCTCTGGacattcttttcattttttgtgacTGACTACGTGGGCTCCGTTGAATCCGCTTCTTATTGATCGGAGCAAACGGTGGTCTGTAGTACGTGGATGGGGGCTCTGGCCGTAATctgggtgtttttttctttttttaatattcGTAGATAACAGAACTAGTGTAGCATAAAATTCTAATAATCCTAAATATAACAGCCGGGGGGAATATCCTGTGTCGACAACAAAAccacatacacgtacacactCTAATGCGTATCTAGACGAATTGGGCCGTGGGTTTTATTATTCTTAGAGCGAGgaaaatcgtcatcatcggctgGCGGCGCTTATATACACAGAGACATAGGCAGGTAGACACGTGTACGAAAAGAAAtccataaatattttattatttgaaacgaaccaaccaaccaactaaccgcAACCCCACAAAGTTGTGACCGGTAGGACAATGGGAGGTCATAAAAACTATGCTATTACCATTTACCCAACAAAAGGCTTTCCTGAGTGCTTTCCCTTTTACCGAACTTATGATTCTACCCGTCATGATAAACCAGTGCGTTATTCTTCCGTCACCCCGTTAGTCAACTTAACGCCCGTTCCGCCACCGATCGTCGTTGGAATGGATGTGAAACCGGCCTCGTTCAACTCCTGCACCAGCTCCCGGTATGAAGTAAGGTCCTCGTACTGTTCTGGCAGCGGAAGGAAGGCACAGcccccaccaccggcaccagttaACTTGCAGCCGTATCCGTGCCGTTCGGCGATCCGGAAGATGTGTTCCAGCGCCGTATGACTgacaccgagcgagcgaagcagattgttgttgatggtaaCGAGCGTACGGATTCGCTCGTAATTGGGTTCCGGCGGTGTCTCGAGCAGTTCGATCACCTCCTCGACGAGCTCACCCATCGCCCCGAATACTTGGCCCATGGTGCGTGGAAATTGCTTGCGACGATCGGCCGCGATCGCTACGAGCTGGGCCGTACTACGGCTTACCCCACTGTCGATGATCAGCACGTGCAGCGGACGCTGCAGATGAATGGTCCGATGGGCCGGATCCGCTCGGCGAAAGCGTATCAACTCACCGTAAGTACAGATCGTATTGTCGATGCCGGACGGTTTCTCGTGCATAATGATCTCGGAATCGAACGCCCAACCGGAAATCTTCGCCAGCTGATCGCCAGACGCCAGTGACCACTGGCTGATGGATGCGTCCGTTAGTTCGCCTTTCAGAATACGGCTCAACACAAACGCTCCagcagccagacagacaccgTAGCTTGCCGAGCTACCCAGTCCAGCGCCGATGCTCATCGTAGAGCGCAACGACAGGCGGAAGCTAGCACCGTGAACTTCCGTCACTCCTTCTGTCCTTAGCACTCGATTGAAGATGTAAAGAGCAACGGCGAGTGAGTAGCACTCTTTGGCCGTCGTTGGTTGTTCGCTGACGTAGTGTGCAAATGGGAAGGCGTTGCCGGTACGAAGCTGTTGAAGGAACTGCTCCGGCGATAGCTGACCCGCACAGTCGACATCGCGGAGAAACTCATCGAAGGCAGCAGAGGTAAGGCTGGAGGTGAATGGAAGCGAATCGAAGTGAAGAACGATACGCCCGGAAGTGGCGCTTTCCGTTGGTAGTAGCGCCTCATAACGCAAGTATGTCCGTAGCCCGATCGGACCGGCGATCGCCGGATGACCATACACGACCGAGTGTTCACCGTGCAAGATGACCTTACCGGGTGCGGACACTTCAAACTGTTTCACTGCCGTTGGGTCGGTCATGGTGTTCGTGGCAATTGCTGGCTgattgtgttggttggtggtttgaaAAATATTACGGATCTCGTCTTACTGCTGCTCTCCACTGGATTCTTTGGCCCACTGTTCTGGGGTGTATGTTTTCTGTGAAAATGCGTGGATTGCCTTCAGCTCCTCGTCAAGGGCAGCATTTACGAGGCTGTTGAGGAGGTGAGGAGTAAATGCATTAGTGGATTTGCTTGTGACCTCTGACCGTTTACGAGCACTTACCGATGGCGTTGAAGCAGTGCTTTACTCTGGAACTGCGGTGATACTACGATCGCTCGAAACTTGCCTCCACAACCGTCCGACTCGTCGATCACTTCCTATGAGGGTAAATCAAAGATCAGATCAGATATTCATTAGTGGTCGAAGTAGTCGTTGTGAGATGTCGACAGAACCGTCGATCTAGTAGACATGGCATGACGCATAAAGTAAGTAAAATTTATTAAAGGAAGTAAGTCCATCCCATTGTCAGTCTTGTTttataatattattttatttttctattcttttccattttcgtttgTGCTTTAGAGGCAGCTCTATCCTCCCGTCGGTCACTGCTGACGAACTGTCGGTAGTTGAAGTAGAGGAAGAACAGTACAAAGTGGCCGCAACTGTAAGCGGATATGGCAAGTGGAAAGAGGAACGGTAGAGCATCCGGCGGTTTGACGAATGAGAATGCACCCAGCAATGCAATCTGTCCCAGCAATGACACGTAGAATAGTGTCAGCAAAGGGGTTGCGATCCGCGATCCCTGGATGTTACCGATTAGGTGTTGTACGCGAAAGACATCGTATACCAGAGTCTGACTTCTCGCGTTTATACTGTGTACACTCGTCGCCGCTAGTCTCGGTAAGATGAGTGTGA
The sequence above is a segment of the Anopheles darlingi chromosome 2, idAnoDarlMG_H_01, whole genome shotgun sequence genome. Coding sequences within it:
- the LOC125960039 gene encoding probable serine/threonine-protein kinase MARK-B, producing the protein MFRPGRKQLGKRQTADNGSGGGNALKKLRTDQQVPTFDDESGSAIGVVAGGLATAAAATAEGRERVEGEGDGTASSPVSRNGRRIIRGQTGTVLLDCEIPRYGTPVERKRCRMAGDYIIGHELGSSPGVPQTQYLARKAGTDEYYLLKMLSFDPETEVVDKETLQGKLLLHTEFTLLSMLADLEGVIHQHGFFSDFAFEERQRELPDGTMQSIYTGRIRRRLILVLDCVHAHEFCERSADYVSLQRYISITKYTEMEALRWFYKVVRIVEQLHDRNVIHRDLKLNNIVLNRRTKRVLLTNFILAKHLMNENECLRDQRGSPAYISPDVLAGRPYLGKPSDMWALGVILYTIIYGKFPFLDTTPSALFRKIREADYTIPSGFKTSDRTNRLIKSMLTLNPDERSTATEVRVQLEQILHSMRTPRLESDQIVPEFVDSQQAANGGNGGDTGDQAPPSDRIVRGVESPSANNVILERPIQTGSPKHELSTEQFSRVLETSMAGGLNGGSSTGHGCMRRNGDAGFLKPKVVVHKTVRVAPSNGQSTTTTTTTTTTTTTVTPVAGGPTAVRAEQVPGAVELLQLASRAAPAAANAGSGGSGGVGPQRNRLNFNLNLHVRRVQSSRPYPARPSPGTTSVTVIRGAGNRGSNQQGPNQQQGNSGSNGNTGSDRTGTGGSTASSPPLSLSQTIRMLNMMPYTVTVTSASSVPAAIGESQPPAPAQSAGTQTAAVSIGGRVKPLVALLRAMPRIHALLMNRSSANSNTADRASLPDFDGIITSEMADKIIMFLINNLRHHEPVASVVAAGFTSTAAMGSILPGIRVNSVLEIMRQLGVRMEASASGQIVIRPQQSGQRRAMLSCLLQIAGHNDRYIQMV
- the LOC125960087 gene encoding uncharacterized protein LOC125960087 — encoded protein: MTDPTAVKQFEVSAPGKVILHGEHSVVYGHPAIAGPIGLRTYLRYEALLPTESATSGRIVLHFDSLPFTSSLTSAAFDEFLRDVDCAGQLSPEQFLQQLRTGNAFPFAHYVSEQPTTAKECYSLAVALYIFNRVLRTEGVTEVHGASFRLSLRSTMSIGAGLGSSASYGVCLAAGAFVLSRILKGELTDASISQWSLASGDQLAKISGWAFDSEIIMHEKPSGIDNTICTYGELIRFRRADPAHRTIHLQRPLHVLIIDSGVSRSTAQLVAIAADRRKQFPRTMGQVFGAMGELVEEVIELLETPPEPNYERIRTLVTINNNLLRSLGVSHTALEHIFRIAERHGYGCKLTGAGGGGCAFLPLPEQYEDLTSYRELVQELNEAGFTSIPTTIGGGTGVKLTNGVTEE
- the LOC125960126 gene encoding bolA-like protein 2 → MSGYTEEYIRQKLTERLEATHVEVIDESDGCGGKFRAIVVSPQFQSKALLQRHRLVNAALDEELKAIHAFSQKTYTPEQWAKESSGEQQ